From one Candidatus Chlorobium masyuteum genomic stretch:
- a CDS encoding ABC transporter ATP-binding protein translates to MLEIKELETGYGKKQVLFGMHLEVCTSEIVALIGPNGAGKSTVLKAVCGLLPLWKGEIRFNGDVIKGSNPARNVAKGITFAPQGSLVFADLTVKENLEIGGFQLSRNELKTRIVQIFKMFPVLKERARYDAGKLSGGEQQMLALARALIPKPKLLMLDEPSLGLSPNLVKVVFEKIVEINREVGVSILIVEQKVHEVLDISKKVYSLKLGQIAYEGASESLKDDKTKLKHLFL, encoded by the coding sequence ATGCTGGAGATCAAAGAACTCGAAACAGGATATGGCAAGAAGCAGGTGCTTTTTGGCATGCACTTGGAAGTTTGTACGAGTGAGATTGTTGCACTCATCGGACCTAATGGGGCTGGCAAGTCCACTGTGCTGAAAGCAGTATGTGGCCTGCTTCCTCTTTGGAAGGGCGAGATACGCTTCAATGGTGATGTAATCAAGGGTTCCAATCCGGCCAGAAATGTCGCAAAAGGTATCACCTTCGCTCCCCAGGGAAGCCTAGTTTTCGCCGACCTCACAGTTAAAGAGAACCTGGAAATTGGAGGATTTCAGCTTTCTCGAAATGAATTGAAGACCCGTATCGTGCAAATATTTAAGATGTTTCCGGTACTGAAGGAGCGTGCCCGATATGACGCAGGCAAACTATCCGGGGGTGAACAGCAGATGCTCGCGTTGGCCCGTGCGCTCATACCCAAACCGAAGTTACTGATGCTTGATGAGCCTTCACTTGGGTTATCGCCAAATCTAGTTAAAGTCGTGTTCGAGAAGATCGTCGAAATAAACCGGGAGGTTGGGGTCAGCATCCTGATCGTAGAACAAAAGGTCCACGAGGTTCTTGATATCAGCAAGAAAGTCTATTCGTTGAAGCTCGGCCAAATTGCCTATGAGGGGGCTTCAGAGAGCCTGAAAGATG